The Thermoplasmatales archaeon genome contains the following window.
TCGATGAAATAGCTCTTGAAGAAGTTAGAAAAAATTTTATTGAAATGGGAGAGATGATTGAAAAATGCAATTTCAAGGAAGGAATAAAAAAACTGATGAGAATTGCTCAGATAGGAAATCAATATATAAATTCTTCAGAGCCATGGAGATATCTTAAAGAGGATAAAGAGAGGTGTGAGAGCATTATACATGTTTGCTTAAGAATTGTAAAAACTATTGCAATTGCATCCGCTCCATATATGCCAAAAACTGCAGAGAAAATATGGAAAATGCTTGGATATAAGGATAGTGTTCATGACCATAAATGGGAAGAAGCTTTAGATGAAATAGATGAAAATGAATTGCCTTCGCCATACCCTCTTTTCAGCAAAATAGAATTAAGCGATATAATTGAGGAACCATTTTCAAAATTTGATTTGAGGGTTGCAAAAATAATTAGCGTTGAAGAACATCCAAATGCAGATAAGCTTTATATAATTGAGCTTGATGTCGGAGAAATCGGGAAAAGGAAGATTGTTGCGGGAATAAAGCCATGGTATAAAAAAGAGAGGATATTGAATAAAAAAATAGTATATCTTGCAAACTTGAAGGAGGCAAAGATAAGAGGAATAACATCCAGAGGCATGCTCCTTGCCGCAGATGAAGGAGGCAGGCCATTTATCTTGCTTGCAAAAGCAAAAGAGGGAAGCGATGTTTTCATTGATGGAATAAAAAAAGAGGCTAAAGAAGAGATAGATTATGAAGAATTTTCAAAGGTTAGAATGCTTTCAAAAAATGGAAAGGTTGAATACAATGGAAAAACACTTAAAGATAAGGAAGGGGAAATAGAAATTGATGGGAATGTTAAAGATGGTTGTGTAATAAGATGAAATTCGATATGCATATTCATACAATTTATTCTCCTGATGGAAATGAAAATCCAAAAGATATTATTAAATATTTAAAGAAGAAAGGACTGGATGGAATGGCAATCGTGGATCATAACACTCTTCAGGGAGCAAAAAATGCAATTAAAATTTCTGAGAATTTTCTTGTTATTCCTGGGATGGAAATAAAAACAAGAAAGGGCCATATACTTGCGATTGGAATAGAAGAAGAAATAAATGGAAAAGAAGATATTATAGAAGAAGTAAATGAAAAAGGAGGGATAGCAATTATTGCCCACCCTTTTAGATTTTCAAGAATAAGGATTAATGCGAATGGAATAGAAGTAATGAATGGAAGAAATTTTCCTCACCAAAATAAAAAAGCAATTGAATATGCAAATAAAAAGAATATTCCTTTTACCGCTGGGAGTGATGGCCACTATTTATGGGAAATGGGCAAAATATATATTGAAATGGATGCGGAAAAAGTTGATGATGCAATTGAGGAAATAATGAAAAGAAGGGTTAAAGTAGTAGGAGAAAATAATTTTTTTAATCCATTTAAATGCAAAATTTATTCTTTTTCATCGTTTGTAAAGAGGGGGTTTAAGAGAGTGAGTTAGCCTTACTTAAAAACTTCTCCCGTTTCTTTGCACCATAAAAGCAAATCAAGATGGGCAACAGGAATTGAAACTTTTTTTGAAAA
Protein-coding sequences here:
- a CDS encoding PHP domain-containing protein, which encodes MKFDMHIHTIYSPDGNENPKDIIKYLKKKGLDGMAIVDHNTLQGAKNAIKISENFLVIPGMEIKTRKGHILAIGIEEEINGKEDIIEEVNEKGGIAIIAHPFRFSRIRINANGIEVMNGRNFPHQNKKAIEYANKKNIPFTAGSDGHYLWEMGKIYIEMDAEKVDDAIEEIMKRRVKVVGENNFFNPFKCKIYSFSSFVKRGFKRVS